The region TGTCGCCACGTACCAAAACGCCTAAGTCTTGATATTCTGCCTGGGAAGCGGCCAGATGCGTTCGAAGATCCTCCAGATTAACCTCTTGAGTTCCGAGCATCACACGGCCATCGCGAAAAATATTGATGACCTTCTTTTCCGGTGCCGCGGTCAATGCCCCCATGTCGCTCACTTGCGGCACATCGAGATCGACTGAACGTTCCATCTCTGTGAATTTCGAGCCAACCATGAAGAAGATGATCAAAAGAAATAAGATGTCGATCATCGGCGTCAAGTTAAGCGCCGGAGCTTCGTCGTTGTGCGTTTTAAGCGGCATGACCGTCTCCCGGATTGGGTGTGGCTAGGCCGCTTTCGCGGTGGAACGAGACGCACGGCGCGAAGGAGACTTCTTCTTTTCTTTCCAGCCGTCGGATGCAATTGCATTGACCACTTCCTGGCCGTGAGCGTCGATTTCCATGATCAGGCGATCGACCCGTCCAGAAAAGAATAGATAAGCAATTAGCGCCGGCAACGCGACCGTCATACCTGCCGCGGTGGTCAACAAGGCCTGGCTAATCCCGCTGGCCAACAATTCTCGCTGTCCGGCAGCTTCTCCATTGGCGGCAATTGCGTTGAAAGCGCTGATCATTCCAAGCACCGTCCCCAGCAAACCGAGCAGAGGACTGATGGTGCTAATGCCGTTGAACAGTCGCAAGTATTGCCGCAATCGCGAAGTCGCTCGTTCGCCGGCGTCGAGAATTGCCTGCTCGACTTCCACACAACTGCGTCCCCACTTTTTAACCGCCGCAGCAAAGACTTCCGCGACAGGGCTTTGATTCTCTTCACACAAAGCAAGAGCTTGATCTTGATCGATGCGACCTTCTTTGACTTGTTCAATGAAGCGTTTCACGAATGGACGAGGAATCACACGTCCGCGACGCAAACTGATGGCACGTTCAAAAACGAAAACCAACAAGATGATCGAGCAAAGCCCGATGGGGTACATCAGAAGTCCGCCATCCCGAAAGA is a window of Bremerella sp. TYQ1 DNA encoding:
- a CDS encoding biopolymer transporter ExbD — translated: MPLKTHNDEAPALNLTPMIDILFLLIIFFMVGSKFTEMERSVDLDVPQVSDMGALTAAPEKKVINIFRDGRVMLGTQEVNLEDLRTHLAASQAEYQDLGVLVRGDSDVPFQQVATVLTTVRQAGIAEMAISVRLSAERR
- a CDS encoding MotA/TolQ/ExbB proton channel family protein, whose translation is MIRPGVEWIRASRFAKVIGWNLLLAMVVVGLPAIASAQGPVEPAPLPQGLPALTEGDPIPTKNLLQVFRDGGLLMYPIGLCSIILLVFVFERAISLRRGRVIPRPFVKRFIEQVKEGRIDQDQALALCEENQSPVAEVFAAAVKKWGRSCVEVEQAILDAGERATSRLRQYLRLFNGISTISPLLGLLGTVLGMISAFNAIAANGEAAGQRELLASGISQALLTTAAGMTVALPALIAYLFFSGRVDRLIMEIDAHGQEVVNAIASDGWKEKKKSPSRRASRSTAKAA